One region of Coregonus clupeaformis isolate EN_2021a chromosome 31, ASM2061545v1, whole genome shotgun sequence genomic DNA includes:
- the LOC121547915 gene encoding somatostatin receptor type 2-like: MDNSFTSEMFYNAGSIADPTASYLDEDIYVQEDLDVFSVTMAVLYLVVCIVGLAGNTLVIVAILKLDKMASATTVYIFNLALADGLFMVGLPFIAIQNFQNHWAFGDLACKLVMVLDGINQFTSVFCLTVMSIDRYMALVDPLRFARWRTPRRAKIISGFLWLFSLLPVLPMAIHFSARDGLCTVDPHMASDSWWLAFLSYTFVLGFALPSLVMIVSYTALVVTLRTHRCQASSPGQESHCLETQVTKMVVAVVLVFGVCWLPFYAFNFCSLYRTDLVLTFARGFEFVVLLSYSWSCANPILYACLSETFGRHFLTLLCPTKRSPSVHCNPDTEHYNLNDTSGRDISVVA, encoded by the coding sequence ATGGACAACTCATTCACCTCAGAGATGTTTTACAATGCGGGGTCGATCGCAGATCCCACCGCTAGTTACCTGGATGAGGACATCTATGTGCAGGAGGATTTGGATGTGTTCAGTGTGACAATGGCTGTTCTCTACCTGGTTGTGTGCATCGTAGGGCTGGCCGGAAACACCCTGGTCATCGTGGCCATCTTAAAGCTGGACAAGATGGCTTCCGCCACCACGGTCTACATCTTTAACCTGGCCTTGGCCGACGGCCTCTTTATGGTGGGCCTCCCCTTCATCGCCATCCAGAACTTCCAGAACCACTGGGCCTTCGGGGACCTGGCCTGCAAGCTGGTCATGGTCCTGGACGGCATCAACCAGTTCACCAGCGTCTTCTGCCTGACCGTGATGAGTATTGACCGCTACATGGCACTGGTCGACCCGCTGCGGTTCGCCCGCTGGCGCACGCCCAGGCGGGCCAAGATCATCAGCGGCTTCCTgtggctgttctctctgctgcctgTCCTCCCCATGGCCATCCACTTCTCAGCCAGGGACGGCCTGTGTACGGTGGACCCCCACATGGCCTCCGACTCCTGGTGGCTGGCCTTCCTCAGCTACACCTTTGTCCTGGGCTTCGCTCTGCCCTCCCTGGTCATGATTGTCTCCTACACCGCCCTGGTGGTCACCCTGAGGACCCACCGTTGCCAGGCCAGTTCCCCAGGCCAGGAGAGCCATTGCCTGGAGACCCAGGTCACCAAGATGGTGGTGGCGGTGGTGCTGGTGTTCGGCGTGTGCTGGCTGCCATTCTACGCCTTCAACTTCTGCTCGCTGTACCGTACGGACCTGGTGCTGACCTTCGCGAGGGGCTTTGAGTTTGTGGTGCTGCTGTCTTACTCCTGGAGCTGTGCCAACCCCATCCTGTACGCCTGCCTCTCCGAAACCTTTGGACGCCACTTCCTCACCCTCCTCTGCCCCACCAAGAGGTCTCCCAGCGTTCACTGCAACCCTGACACGGAGCACTATAACCTCAATGACACGAGCGGGAGGGACATCAGTGTGGTGGCATAG